The following DNA comes from Sebastes umbrosus isolate fSebUmb1 chromosome 8, fSebUmb1.pri, whole genome shotgun sequence.
GTGGTTGCAACACTAGAGAGTAAAAAAGGAAAGGTCAGTcttcgacacacacacacacacagaggaactaTGTGAGAAAAATGTGGGATTGTGTTATTATTTGAGTACAATTAGATTTTGTACCTGGTAATTTCAGGTAAGGTGACCAGCTTCCCAGCCTTCATTGCTGCATTGAGGCTGTGTGCTCCCATGGTTTCCATGGCTACAATGGGCACGTCAGCCCAGTCGGCACGACGCAGTCCCTCCACCACGCCGTTCAGCAGGCCTCCGCCTCCCACCGACAACACTATCGCTCCTGGCTTCTCCTTCAGGTCCTGCTCCAGCTCCTTCACCAGAGACGTGTGGCCttccctgcacacacaaacacaaccacacCACTGTCAGTTTCATAGGAATGAGATTAGATTTTTAGTGTAAAGTGAAGAAGGAAACAGCCTGATTCATTTCTAATTCTACCCTGAATCCAATTCCTTGAAGAGTTATAATTCAGGTCACATCACAAGTAGCCCTTTAATGTCAGCAATTTATGGTCTGTGACATGTGTAAATGAATTATCTGGCAAAGTTAGCACTGTGATAAGATGCCGTGTATCTGACATAACACCTCAACTCTTCTATGCACGAGCGTGGATGACACCCCCCCCTGATAAGACAGCTGCTACTATCAGTCTTTTGCACATCCTAAAACAATTCAATTTGTAGAGAAGAATCTGTCTAATCACGTCTCCCTCTCTTTATCTCCTCGTGACAGATAGATTACAGTGCTATGCAAGGATTTCTGTACATGCTGTTACAATCCCTGAAGTTACAGACAGACTGAGATGGTCTCACCAGATGAGGGGATCATCAAAGGGAGAGATGAATATCCAGCTGGGGTTGTTTGCCACAAGCTGCCGTCCGTATTCAATGCTTTCATCTAGAGCCTGAAAGAGACAAAAGATGACTTCATTTCATGAGATGAATCATGTTGCATTCTCTGTGAAGAAAATGTAACCAGGCTACTTACATTTATGCTTAAAAGTGTAATATAATGGATGTAAATGCTATGAGATGAACTTACCTTGCCATGGATAACCACGGTGGCGCCTTCGTCCTTCAGCCTCTCCACTGTTGGGTTTGGTGTAACACTTGGAACCACTATGGTCGCAGGGACCCCGAGCTGACGGGCAGAATAAGCTGCTGCCATCCCAGCATTTCCTCCTGTGGGGACCAAAAGCGTCAAAGattacacactcaaacacaccaacAAAGGCAAAGACAAACtctaatattgattttttttgctgtaGTGCTCACCTGAACAGCAGACAAACCGCTCACATCCTCGCTCTGCCCACtatacaagaaaaaacaaaagaggcATTACAGTCAACAATCTTAAAGTCACAGGGTAGAAACACATGTTAGCAGATCATCTCAGTGTCCAAACTGGAACTGATTCACTTAAACTGGTGCATACTGGTTTATTTTGGCCACACAGAACAGAGGAGCATCACTCACGGTTCTGCAGAGGTGTCCGATGCCCCTGATCTTAAAGGATCCGGTGGGCTGAGATGAATCCAGTTTGAGGTAAACAGAGGTCCCGGCTACTTTAGACAGGGCAAGGCTCTGCCTCACTGGAGTGGCCACATGAAGAGGCCCCTGCTGGGTTTTCATCTCACTGTGGAAAACACACAAGCAGAGAAATGTGGTTTCTCAAGAGACAAGGACCAAATAATCAAAACATCAATTTGCtcaaaaaatgtctcaaaaaaaaaaaaaaagtcaacctACCAGTCTCAGATGGATGGCAGGATAACAAGCTGTGCTGAATATCACTGATCCCAAACTTCCTTATTAACTTTGCCTCTGACATCTTGCATGCATATATACCCACTG
Coding sequences within:
- the LOC119492285 gene encoding L-serine dehydratase/L-threonine deaminase-like; the protein is MKTQQGPLHVATPVRQSLALSKVAGTSVYLKLDSSQPTGSFKIRGIGHLCRTWAERGCERFVCCSGGNAGMAAAYSARQLGVPATIVVPSVTPNPTVERLKDEGATVVIHGKALDESIEYGRQLVANNPSWIFISPFDDPLIWEGHTSLVKELEQDLKEKPGAIVLSVGGGGLLNGVVEGLRRADWADVPIVAMETMGAHSLNAAMKAGKLVTLPEITSVATTLGLTRVSAQTFKLVHEHTVFSQVVTDQEAVKAVERFVDDEKVLVEPACGAALAAVYSDIIKKLQGEGKLAQRLGPVVIVVCGGNNISMEQLSRLKKQLGII